The following are encoded together in the Primulina tabacum isolate GXHZ01 chromosome 18, ASM2559414v2, whole genome shotgun sequence genome:
- the LOC142533087 gene encoding protein phosphatase 2C 51-like — protein MIFDKLRKGSVAAEGGILSKNAPVDRKIGEMEFNGEGRKRMRLRRIRPVVEADSGGGFLSDYDAGLKKKRSEISMENEKLPSFGGHETHRRAFGLTSVIGRRREMEDAAAAELGFLRRGGRRYDFFGVYDGHGGCRVAQACGEIFHKLVGKIAEEQSGGWDNKNNVIDWEKVMAAGFEKMDEEVNKAGEEMATTGSTAVVVVVGDEEVVVANCGDSRAVISRGGVAVQLSDDHKPNRPDELERIENSGGKVINWNGQRILGVLATSRSIGDEYLKPYVIAEPEVKIANRTALDEFLILASDGLWDVVSNELACQVSRRCLNGELRATASNPKFSDVDDTSSPGRSRASEAAACLTELAIGRGSSDNISVIVVELKQSSSV, from the exons ATGATTTTTGACAAACTGAGAAAAGGTTCGGTGGCGGCGGAGGGCGGGATTTTGTCGAAGAATGCGCCCGTGGATCGGAAGATCGGAGAAATGGAATTCAATGGTGAGGGGAGGAAGAGGATGAGATTGCGGAGGATTAGGCCTGTTGTTGAGGCGGATTCCGGTGGGGGTTTTCTGTCTGATTACGACGCTGGTTTGAAGAAGAAGAGATCTGAGATATCGATGGAAAATGAAAAGCTTCCCTCTTTTGGGGGTCATGAGACTCACCGCAGGGCGTTTGGATTGACGTCGGTTATCGGCCGACGGAGGGAGATGGAGGACGCTGCGGCAGCGGAATTAGGATTTCTGAGGAGAGGTGGGAGGAGGTACGATTTCTTCGGAGTCTACGACGGGCACGGAGGGTGCCGCGTGGCGCAAGCCTGCGGTGAGATCTTTCATAAGCTGGTGGGGAAGATCGCGGAGGAACAGAGCGGCGGATGGGATAATAAGAATAATGTTATCGATTGGGAGAAGGTTATGGCGGCGGGCTTCGAGAAGATGGATGAGGAGGTGAATAAGGCTGGAGAGGAGATGGCGACGACTGGCTCGacggcggtggtggtggtggtgggggATGAGGAGGTAGTCGTCGCGAACTGCGGTGATTCAAGGGCTGTGATTTCTCGCGGCGGCGTCGCCGTACAGTTATCGGACGATCACAAG CCTAATAGGCCCGATGAGTTGGAAAGAATTGAAAATTCTGGAGGGAAAGTCATAAATTGGAATGGGCAGCGAATCTTAGGCGTTCTCGCTACTTCAAGATCCATAG GCGATGAGTACCTGAAACCATATGTGATAGCTGAACCTGAAGTAAAAATAGCCAACAGAACTGCACTCGACGAGTTCTTGATACTTGCAAGCGATGGATTATGGGACGTCGTCTCGAACGAGCTAGCGTGTCAGGTTTCAAGAAGGTGTCTGAATGGGGAATTGAGGGCAACAGCATCGAACCCTAAATTTTCAGATGTTGATGACACTTCTTCACCTGGAAGGAGTCGTGCCTCCGAGGCAGCGGCGTGTCTAACCGAGCTAGCGATCGGCCGGGGGAGCAGCGACAACATTAGCGTAATAGTTGTGGAATTGAAACAATCCTCAAGTGTTTAA